The region GAAGAATAATCTTATAGAATGGAACAAATATATCAAGTATATGGGAAAACACTATCACTATAACAAATAGGAAAGGAAATACACACACCTCAATTTCATTCATCAGTTTCATAGCTTCAATAATGCAAATAACCTGACCTTTCTTCACTTTATCGCCCACCTGAAGCAACAGcaaaaataattggtctcttcATTGATTAACTTAGTAAACATGGCAACAATTAGCTTCATAAATCATCTTTTGCAAATTGACACCTCAACAGAGAAAAGAGTGGTATTTAAACTGTGTATGTCTACAAACCTTGACAAATGGAGGTTCACCAGGTCCTGGACTCCTGTAGAAAGTTCCTGCCATCGGACTTTTCAGCGTAGGGTGAGAAGATGAGCTTGTTTTTCCAGGGGCAGGCAAGGCAGGCACTGCTTTTGGAGGTGGGGAGCTAGTAGGAACAGCTGCAGGTGCTGCCGCCGGCGGTGGTGGGAATAAGGCGTAATGCATTGGAGGTGGTGATGCTGGGGCCGGTGGAGGCTGCACtgcttctttctttcttatCAAGAGCTCACAGTCTGATTGCTTAAGTTGAAGTTCCATAATATCTCTTGAATCAACAAGTCTAGCCATGGAAATGGTATTAAATGAAATCTATGAAAACAAAGCATACCCTAACAAGAGACATGATGAATACAAAAGAACAAGTGATTTgcattaaaaaaagtgaaatctTACTTTATAAGGTCTGAAACTTGAGACATGAATGCAGTAACTGAAGCTTCATCTGCAACAGTGCCCCCAGAGTGTTTTCCATTAGGcacatcttttccttttgatGGAGCAACATTAGGTTCTTTGATCGTCACAGGGGCagaattagaattagaattttCAACTTTAGCAGCCTACAATATACAAAGCTAGGTGGCTTATGGTAAAAATTTCTGAATCAATCAAGGACACATTCGAACAGGAGGATAAAATTTAACTCATAATAAAAGTCGtatgaactaaaaaaaaaacaaaacaaaggacTCGGTGTAAACTGACCTTCAGAACAGAAAATTGCTTCCTGTTAGCACACTGCAAGAAACAACGGATAACAATAGAATAATTAATCAATTGAAGGAAACTATATTTGTGAagcttttgaccaatttgttaTTTAATCCGTGAATCATACACCACCTACAAACTGAAAGTCTTTCTATTGACAATTTATAATTTCTACAATTTTAATCACATTGAAAACTAATGGCAAATCGGCCAACATAACAAGTTCAACATTTGAATGCATTCTAGTAGCAGTTGTGCTTGAGAGCCATCAACAACAGTGAAAATGTCTGTACAAATGATAACATGCTGACTATTGATATTTACCATgctttaagataaaaaatactaaataaaataaaaaaagattgcaTATTAGTGCAAATACTGTTCACAAAACATTGATCTCCTTTAACAAAACTGTGTCTAACAAAGTCTTGTTATGTTTCTGTGTATTATATCGTATTGTCTTAACTTAGGCCGTTGATGCTCAGCACTAAATTCAATATGCTCAATCTTCCAAAAACATTCAGAAACCGTAAGGACAATCATTGACAAAGGTGTCATATCATTCTTatcactaaaataaatcaattgagCAAAACATTAACAGTACTAAAATAAtcagaaaataaacaattttttgtcGATTAAATAATGTGTCATCCTTAAATAGGTGGTAAAGGTATCTTTTCTTGATTTACAACTAAATTTAATTGAacaaaacattaacacattcaAAGAAGAAATAATATGCATTTTTGTGTATTACATAATGTGTCAAACTTAAATCATTGATACAGGTATCATTTCTCCActtataactaaaataaaagaaccaaacaaaacatttacaCTAATAAAGTAACAAATagaataaatacttttttttggattattataaaatgtttcaTCCTTAAAAAGTTGGATGCTCAAAACCTCAAACACAAATTCACAGACAAAAGAATTCTCTCTCTtgtagatagatagatagataaataTGAAAACTGATACCTGAATCCTAGATGGTGGAGATTCAGCAGGCAAAGATCTGAATGATAGAAAAGGCTTGAAGCTGAACCCACTTTGAAATGGAACAAGTTGGGATTTGAACCCAGAAGAGGGAGAAGAAGTAGAAGGGCACTTGGGGCATGGGACCGAGAATGAGGCCATTTCGAAACCACCCCACGAACCAAAAACCAAACTTTCCTCTTAGTATTTCCAGAGGAGTGTGTGATCTGCGAAGAAAGGTGAGAATGGTTATGTGGGTAGGCGAGAATATAAGGGTAGAGGCGTTGAGACCAAAGACGGTGTGGGTGTGAGGAGAAACATGAGAAGACACGAAAAGGGTAAAATGGAGCAATGAGGGTGGATGGAGAATGCTTAGGAGAATTCAAACACTTTCGTTTGGATCACATTTTACAAATGCAGTTTCGATGATTACGATGCAAGTTCTATAACCATCACCTTGACACATTTTTAACTAACTTGGAAAAACCCACTTGATTATAATTAGGGTTAGCTAAATTCAAGAAcattctaaatttttaatatttttaattgattttttttataaatagaatttgATGAATATTGagtgataaatttttttataattttaaattaagttttgtttattttattttatttcttgacTAGGTTAGAAGATTGTTATCTTGTCTGTTTACTTGTTTTTACTGATCACTTTATCTAATGATTTAGGAAAGtggattttaaattaattatattctatAAAATGAATTTGTAAGAAGTGTTAGGATGaagtttattttcaattttaccatgtaaatttgtttttttataatcaagatcttaaaaaaaacatatatatttttgaatataatattagatatttttgaataatatgATAACATTTCGATAATAGGATGGTCCAAATAATTATGATATCATTTAAGaagttaactttaatttaagaagttaactttaagtttaattcaattttaccataaaatttattttgtatgtgtagtgtaaacttattttatttctaattaatgtagaatttttaacaaaatgacTACCACTTATAACTCTCAAGAACTACAACAATGACCATCATTAAGTGAAGACCACAAtacttttttattgatttataattaaacCACACAACCCTTCCATTAAATATGGAGACATATAAATTCAATGATAGGACAACAATCATGTacaagaaaatcaattttagtgatataatatatatattttaaatataatattagatatttttaataatctaaTAGCATTTCGATAACGttttcaacaaataataaattttgttatattataaattgtataaacttttaaattaaatgattatcatattatttaaaaaattaactttaagtttaattcaatttattatgaaatttattttgtgtgaTTTGCACTGGTTTATGTAGtgtaaacttattttatttataattaatgtagaATCTAATACTATATCtaatattatatacaattgAGAACTAACAAAAGATaagtttttcaattaaataatatatctgagttacttctcattttaaatttttatctacaaaaggAAAAAACGCTGATGTGTCAAGCTCTCAGAATTTTgaaggtagaaaaaaaaattcaaaaacaaatgaaaaaacgaaagttttaattcaaacttctttctctctcttcctcagtCTTCTCACCTTCCGCCTTCTcaattctttctctctctttctcattctctctgctTCCGCCTtctcacttctttctctctctttctcattctctctgctTCCGCCTTctcacttctttctctttctttctctgtcTCTTTCTCTGTCTCTGTCTTTGTTGCTCCGCGTTCATCATGGTTTCTTTGCCTTTCTTAGCttcttctctaacatcttcttctgatcatcttcttcttttgatcGAGCTATTTTTAAATCGCAAAAAATCGACTATGGagatgctttatatttttttctgagctttcttctgttcatcttcttctgttcatcatgtttcttttgtttacaggcttcaacTGAAGATTACAAACACATGCATGTGAGATTTGCCGTTCATAATGAGAGATTTTTTTTGTGTGGAgatctttatgttttttactgAGATCTAAGTGATTCCTGGCTTGATCTTATGTTTCAGGTGTTTAAAtccttgaaatgaagagtacaaccacatCCATGTGTTTTAAATCACAAAAACCGACTATGGagatgctttatattttttctgagctttcttgtgttcatcttcttctgttcatcctttttcttttgtttacaggcttcaacTGAAGATTACAAACACATGCATATGAGATTTTTCGTTcatcttatgtttcttttgtggagatgtttttttttttgctttctcaAGTGAACTAGTAtggttctttatgttttttactgAGATCTAAGTGATTCTTGGCTTGATCTTATGTTTCAGGtgtttaaatgcttgaaatgaagagtataACCACAAACATCTGTTTTAAACCGCAAAAAACCGAGTCTGGagatgctttatatttttttctgagctttcttctgttcatcttcttctgttcatcatgtttcttttgtttacaggcttcaacTGAAGAATACAAACACATGCATCTTAGATTTTCCGTTcatcttatgtttcttttgtggagatctttttttttttgctttctcaagcgaacagatatggttctttatgttttttactgAGATCTAAGTGATTTTTGGCTTCATCTTATGTTTCTTGTGTTTTAAttcttgaaatgaagagtacaaccacaaacatctGTTTTAAACCGCAAAAAACCCAGTCTGGagatgctttatatttttttctgaccTTTCTtctattcatcttcttctgttcatcatgtttcttttgtttaagGGCTTCAACTGAAGAGTACAAACACATGCATCTAAGATTTTCCGTTcatcttatgtttcttttttggagatttttctttttgctttctcaagtgaagaggtatggttctttatgtttttttctgaGATGTAAGTGATTCTTGGCTTCATCTTATGTTTCAGgtgttttaattctttaaatgaagagtacaaccacaaacatctGATTTAAACCGCAAAAAACCGAGTCTGGagatgctttatatttttttatgagctttcttctgttcatcttcttctgttcatcatgtttcttttgtttacagGCTTGATCTCCAGACTACCAACACATGCATCTCAGCTTTGTTCATgtcgttttttgtttttatttttaatgtttttcgaTTCTTTCTTTAACATTTTCACAACTCTTTGTATTCTCTTCTCATTGCCACTTTCCATTTTTTACgacatttgaaatattttaagataattgattttatgtaaaaaaatcaattcacaaatctaaaattttttattttaattatttatttattttattatttcaactctattatcttttaattcgtactttttattcacttttatattcacaattaattgcAAAAATTATGATGCACGCTTCACTAGTAAGTACGGACTCTACCAAAAGGAATGACTTatccttttctctttctatatattgGCAACAGTAATGACTTTTCgttttctctttctatatattgGCGACTACAAACTGACAAATCTTATTTCTCTTCTGTGACCCATTATCTTCTCTTGAAATTATTCTTCATACCCACTCTGTTCTCAAACAATGGAATTCGTACGCACACCACAAGCCATACTTTCTGGCAAAATGCTTGGCGAATTCGTGACTATGTTTTTGAAAGACCAGGTATTGTTTTTATTCCTTCACATTCCTTTGTATTCtttatttgtatttctttattctaaACTTCCTTATCTTTGAAGGATTTTGGACACGTCGACAGACTCTTCATAATACGTAATTTGAAGGACCTTGGTTCATAGTGGACCATTGTTGATTACGACAGAAATGTTCATAATGTTATGTACAACATGAATATTCACACTCCAATGATCACCAAAGGCTGGAAttgatttaatatctttttatgcaGATCAGTCTGAAAAATTGGTTGTCTTCAAATATTTCGGAAATTCGTCTTTCCAACTACACGTCTCTAAACGTGCTTGCGACTCAACATTGAAAGCCAACTTCTTCAAACATCTTTCTATCCGTCGTCCTCTACATATGTCAAACTTAAAGCATTTTGAAGTTCAACTATCCATATACTACTGTCAAGCTAGCCACttggttagtttttttttattattatttatttacatggcTTCTTAATAAGTAATATCTTTTATCCTTTTTGTTGcagtatttaaaaaaagaatttgccacttattttaaaaacagtGGTCTTAGATCTATTGTTCTACATGGACCAAGGGGAGAAGTCGAATGTAAATTGATCATAAGACTTAATTCTGTTAAGATTGGAACTGTAACATACCTCCAGGAATATTACttggaaaaataataataaaaggaaaacatactCATATTCATTAAACATAATTTCCCAAAAAGgtaggaaatttaaaacttcagTTATATCTTACATCACacatgatttaaaatttatcacaGACCACTCAtagttttaaaacataataaaaacatttaacatAAATCTTCTTGAAACATCCCATAGACCCCTCTCCGTGCCTATGCAGCTCCTGGCTCACCTGCATCAGTATATGCTCCTGGATAAAAatttatccgatcatcgccacacacacaaacagatagggtgagctatgcatacaaaatgaataaatatgagAAACCCATacccaaaaaaaatttcataatcatttatatttaaacctTTCAATTCCCTCTCACTCAAGATCCATTATGAGTGACATGCACATGCTCTTGGTCTCGGGATTTcttgtgctcccacgaacctccccgctcgtggTCAAACCTACGAACCTAACTCGTTCGTAGTCCTTCCCTACGGACCTCCCCGTCCGTAGTCAAACCATCCGAACCTCACCCGCTCGGACCATGAcacgcatgcaatcaccatactatggacctCCCCGCCCATAGCAGCACCAGGACTAACTTGTCCAATATCCCATCATGCGGTCCCAACTCAtcacgaacctccccgctcgtgaCCTCATCCGAACACATCCCGAACCCACTAAGAACTTAGTCCTTAAAGCTCAAAGGTTAGCACAACAACCTGCCGCAGCAGAAAATAAAACACCGACACTGCCTAGGCAATTGTCAAGTGGAACAACTTTACTGACCGCCTGACGCCACACTCAGCGCTGCCAGGCGCCAGGTTACAGGTACCAAATCAGATTTGGTTGCCACCACGAATCCTATGAAGAGAATTCCATTAGTTTGACTTTACTTTCATTCAAAAAGGTATTGACGCATTGTttacaaagaaaagaaaagaatgaaagaTTGGCTATGCATTTAAGGTGGTATGCCTAAAACATAAGGCATGGAAACAAAATGTCGTGTGGGTCCGTATCTTCTCTTACTCTTGCATTATCACATTGCTAAGAGACCAAAGCTGCACCCCATACCCTTTGCATGCCCGTGGGCCCCTCCCCAAAATAACACCACCTTAACCAAACCATGGGAAGAATAAAGAACCCCTGTATTCATGtgatatctaataaaaaaaaaatcttggtcCCACCTGGACACTATACAAAGACAAAATCTAATCCCCAATCTAGATATAGGCTACGTCACCATAAGGTCTCCACTCCAAAAGCATCGCAAAACCATTTCTCTATTGGTATGAAGCTATAATAACAGTATAACTACATCACTTGTATATGCGCATATTCAACGTCGCACCATACCGAACAATTGGAAATATACTGCACGACCCATCACTATAGACAACCCCACAATTTGAGAGGTTTGACACCCTTCATGCTAGGTGACTGCAGACGTTTTCCTGGTGTCAAAGCTCATCCTCACACAACACTACAAAACTCGAAATCAGGAAACTCGACCATCGATCAAACTTCTTCCACGTTTTAACCGCGTACATgaagagaaatgaaaagaaCACAACATTTATCACCCCCTCATCGGGAAAACCGCGTTCATCACGCAGCAACCCAGACCCAACGGTTACTGTCCCAAAACAGACCGTAAAGAGACCCAACTTGGCCCATGTCACAAACGATTCCACATAGGGAAATTTTAAACATCACGCCAAGCAGAAAGggataaaatcataataatcacAAGAATAGGGTCACCAAGCAGATTCAATACTACGGAAATCACATTCTTTATTGCTTGATTATCACAGTCAGACTCTCTCAAATCACATACAACAAGCATCAAGAGAATAAAGGACAAATAAAGATTTAAAGACACAATttgcagctcccctaacctggatctaAGCCTCCAAGGAGTTTCTTCAATGGGgttctcctttcttcttcttctccacacCTTTCCTCCAAAAATTTCAGATCTCCCTCTCTTCCACACTTTTCTGCACTGCATTTTTCAGACTTCCCCTCCCATTTTATGTAAATTCTCGTCCAACTGCAATGGAGGCTCATCAATGCCACCCCCATCTATGCCTAGGTtctgaatataataaaataataaaaaaatgtggaaaTTGAATTTCTTTGGCCAAGGTTTGAAGCAAGGACCATGGGTTTCCCCCTATCACGCTCCAACCATTTAGCCATTCCACTTTTATTGCTAAAAATGCgtatacaataaaatataaattatagttCCGTTTTCTCttacttaaaagaaaacattaaaactCACACAATttacatacataggacttgaacccaagtcctcacacacaaccCCAAagtactctcaccacttgagctagtactttgcTACGTCATGTTAGTCCAATTAACGCTATTGATTTCTTCTcagatataaattaaatattcattctttattttaataatttttttttcgggtcttacattccccccaactcaaaagaattttcgtcctcgaa is a window of Vigna unguiculata cultivar IT97K-499-35 chromosome 4, ASM411807v1, whole genome shotgun sequence DNA encoding:
- the LOC114180965 gene encoding biotin carboxyl carrier protein of acetyl-CoA carboxylase, chloroplastic-like, with translation MASFSVPCPKCPSTSSPSSGFKSQLVPFQSGFSFKPFLSFRSLPAESPPSRIQCANRKQFSVLKAAKVENSNSNSAPVTIKEPNVAPSKGKDVPNGKHSGGTVADEASVTAFMSQVSDLIKLVDSRDIMELQLKQSDCELLIRKKEAVQPPPAPASPPPMHYALFPPPPAAAPAAVPTSSPPPKAVPALPAPGKTSSSSHPTLKSPMAGTFYRSPGPGEPPFVKVGDKVKKGQVICIIEAMKLMNEIEADQSGTIAEILVEDGKPVSFEMPLFVIVP